The Fortiea contorta PCC 7126 genome has a segment encoding these proteins:
- a CDS encoding ATP-binding protein, with amino-acid sequence MLSMVQQDHLTVNSELKQLNRVQQWFEQFCLKHLAQVGWSQKQLYALNLALAEGFTNAVRHAHHALPPETSIEIEVSLWVNRLEVKIWDYGKPFNPDAIAEPTPGTLQVGGYGWFLLRRLADRVAYERGADDRNCLLIVKYASEGQQ; translated from the coding sequence ATGCTTAGCATGGTGCAGCAAGACCATCTGACGGTGAACAGCGAACTCAAACAGCTAAACCGTGTACAGCAATGGTTCGAGCAGTTTTGTCTGAAACACCTAGCACAAGTCGGCTGGTCACAAAAGCAACTTTATGCCCTCAATCTAGCATTGGCAGAAGGTTTTACCAATGCAGTCCGTCATGCTCATCACGCTTTACCTCCGGAAACGAGCATAGAAATTGAGGTGAGTTTGTGGGTTAATAGACTAGAAGTAAAAATCTGGGATTATGGAAAACCTTTTAACCCCGATGCGATCGCTGAACCAACACCAGGTACTCTACAAGTAGGCGGTTACGGTTGGTTTCTGCTCAGACGCTTGGCTGACCGTGTTGCTTACGAACGCGGTGCAGACGATAGAAATTGTTTACTTATAGTCAAATATGCCTCAGAGGGTCAACAGTAA
- a CDS encoding GDP-mannose 4,6-dehydratase, whose product MTKTALITGITGQDGYYLSHLLLNRNYRVVGLIPPHREPNLAKLGSLADKVEIYTVDLKDSTALLTAVEQLRPQEIYNLAAPSFVPDSWKDPLGTLDLITGTATRFLEAVRQVGLSTRFYQASSSEMFGDVSCSPQDENTPFRPKNPYAAAKLHAHWTMVHHRQRYGLFACSGILYNHESPLRPPQFVTRKISLAAASIKLGLTNTLEIGNLDAKRDWGFAGDYVEAMWRMLQVDEPEEYVIGTGKLHSVRDLVAAAFDCVGLDWRQYVVINTSLLRPDEHFQLVANPSKAKNKLGWQTQVSFEQLLEKMVLTDLQRLQSGMTTPAISPQRG is encoded by the coding sequence ATGACTAAGACAGCCCTGATTACGGGAATAACAGGCCAAGACGGCTACTATCTGAGTCATTTGCTCCTCAACCGAAATTACAGAGTTGTCGGGTTAATACCACCGCATCGAGAACCGAATCTAGCGAAACTAGGAAGTCTTGCAGACAAAGTAGAAATTTATACAGTTGATTTGAAAGACAGTACAGCCCTGTTGACTGCAGTTGAACAACTACGTCCCCAAGAAATTTATAATTTGGCGGCTCCTAGTTTTGTCCCCGACTCCTGGAAAGACCCCCTGGGAACCCTCGATTTGATTACTGGTACCGCTACGCGATTTTTGGAAGCAGTGCGACAAGTCGGTTTGTCTACACGGTTTTATCAAGCTAGTAGTTCGGAAATGTTTGGAGATGTTTCTTGCTCTCCTCAAGACGAAAATACGCCCTTTCGTCCCAAGAATCCTTACGCAGCAGCTAAATTACATGCTCATTGGACAATGGTGCATCACCGACAGCGCTATGGTTTATTCGCTTGTAGCGGTATTTTGTACAATCATGAATCTCCTCTACGTCCACCACAATTTGTGACACGCAAAATTTCCTTAGCCGCTGCATCGATTAAATTGGGTTTAACTAACACCTTAGAAATCGGTAACTTGGACGCCAAACGAGATTGGGGTTTTGCAGGAGATTATGTAGAAGCAATGTGGCGCATGTTACAAGTTGATGAACCAGAAGAATATGTCATCGGTACAGGAAAACTACACAGTGTCCGAGATTTAGTAGCCGCAGCCTTTGATTGTGTAGGGCTAGATTGGCGTCAATATGTAGTCATCAACACTAGCTTACTGCGACCTGATGAACATTTTCAACTTGTAGCTAACCCTAGTAAAGCCAAAAATAAACTCGGTTGGCAAACCCAAGTCAGCTTTGAACAACTTTTAGAAAAAATGGTACTAACTGATTTGCAGCGGTTACAAAGTGGTATGACAACACCTGCTATCAGCCCTCAGCGAGGATAG
- a CDS encoding glycosyltransferase family 4 protein produces MLTSKLKEQLKSGHKLAQKTDHVFVFLEILAHEGGIQSYVKDIFRAYGSLNTGHKAKVLVLRDSPEDIHPLECENLKFYSYKAQSPHVGRVKMVAALLKCLLQERPQQVFCGHINLAVLIQSLCQPLGIPYTVLTYGKEVWEPLKKRERDALICASKIWTISRYSRDRACAANGLDPNMVEMLPCAIDGDKFIPGPKQPELVEKYGLTDAKVLMTVARLWSGDIYKGVDVTIRALPQIAEVFPQVKYLVIGRGDDQPRLAQLAQDLGVSERVVFAGFVPTEQLIAHYRLADAYIMPSQEGFGIVYLEAMACGVPVLSGDDDGSADPLQDGKLGWRVPHRDPKAVAAACGEILTGNDQRCDGQWLRKQAIAIFGLDTLQQRLQALL; encoded by the coding sequence ATGCTCACCTCTAAGCTCAAGGAACAGCTAAAATCAGGTCACAAATTGGCTCAAAAAACTGATCATGTCTTTGTATTCTTAGAAATTCTGGCACATGAAGGGGGGATTCAATCCTACGTTAAAGATATTTTTCGTGCTTACGGAAGTTTGAATACAGGTCATAAAGCCAAAGTTTTGGTGCTGAGGGACAGTCCAGAGGACATCCATCCTTTGGAGTGCGAAAATTTAAAATTTTATAGCTATAAAGCTCAATCTCCCCATGTGGGAAGAGTGAAAATGGTAGCAGCGCTGCTCAAGTGTCTTTTGCAAGAACGTCCGCAACAGGTTTTTTGCGGTCACATTAATCTAGCAGTCTTGATCCAAAGCCTTTGTCAGCCCTTGGGAATTCCTTATACAGTCCTGACTTATGGTAAAGAAGTTTGGGAACCGCTCAAAAAAAGAGAACGAGACGCGCTGATTTGTGCATCCAAGATTTGGACAATTAGTCGCTATAGCCGCGATCGCGCTTGCGCTGCCAACGGTCTAGATCCTAATATGGTGGAGATGCTTCCCTGCGCTATTGATGGCGATAAATTTATCCCTGGGCCGAAACAACCAGAATTAGTTGAAAAGTACGGTTTAACTGATGCCAAAGTGTTAATGACCGTGGCGCGGTTATGGTCAGGGGATATTTACAAAGGTGTCGATGTGACGATTCGCGCTTTACCACAAATAGCTGAAGTTTTTCCACAAGTAAAATATTTGGTCATTGGTCGTGGCGATGACCAACCAAGATTAGCCCAACTAGCACAAGATTTAGGTGTGAGCGAGCGGGTTGTTTTTGCTGGTTTTGTACCTACAGAGCAATTGATCGCACATTATCGCTTGGCTGATGCTTATATTATGCCCTCCCAAGAAGGCTTTGGTATTGTGTATTTAGAAGCGATGGCTTGCGGAGTACCAGTGCTATCTGGTGATGACGACGGTTCAGCTGACCCCTTGCAAGATGGTAAACTAGGATGGCGAGTACCGCACCGCGACCCCAAGGCTGTAGCGGCTGCTTGTGGAGAAATTCTCACAGGGAATGACCAGCGTTGTGATGGACAATGGTTGCGAAAACAAGCGATCGCTATTTTTGGTCTGGATACCTTACAACAACGATTACAAGCACTCCTCTAG
- the mutS gene encoding DNA mismatch repair protein MutS — protein sequence MTASHSDIQPTELHTTATPHADTRLVDRSKLSKMYQHYVEVKDKYPHALLLYRVGDFFETFFQDAVTVSRELELVLTSKHGGEIGRVAMTGVPHHAWERYTTMLVEKGYAVVICDQVEDATEAVGLVRREVTRILTPGTLLEEGMLKSSRNNYLVAVVIAANHWGLAYADISTGEFLTTQGSDLEHLTQELMRLQPSEVLFPVNAPDLVSILRPGETSPHLPQCLPPSFCYSLRSQVPFSQGEARPRLLQKFKLRSLEGLGCDHLPLAVRAAGGLLEYLEDTQKENPVHLQLLRTYTVTDYLIVDHQTRRNLEITQTVRDGTFHGSLLWALDRTSTAMGGRALRRWLLQPLLDIKGIRARQDTIQELVENTALRQDLRQLLRQIYDLERLTGRAGSGTANAKDLVALADSLSRLPELSRLVVEARSPFLKALQKVPPVLEELAQKLRANIVESPPIHIKEGSLIRSGVNPLLDERKATVEADQQWIANLEVDERTRTGIPTLKVGFNKTFGYYISISRAKADQVPTNYIRKQTLTNEERYITPELKEREARILSARDDLNQLEYEIFVELREEVGTQAEVIRNISRAVAAADVLSGLAELAVHQGYCRPEIVVGREIAIIDGRHPVVEQSLPAGFFVPNSTHLGTDGEISSSSHPDLVILTGPNASGKSCYLRQVGLIQLLAQTGSFVPARSAKLGVCDRIFTRVGAVDDLATGQSTFMVEMNETANILNHATSRSLVLLDEIGRGTATFDGLSIAWAVAEYLATNIQGRTIFATHYHELNELAGMLENVANYQVTVKELPDKIIFLHQVQPGGADKSYGIEAGRLAGLPTVVIQRAKQVMGQIEQHSKIAMGLQNLDNS from the coding sequence ATGACTGCTTCTCACTCTGACATTCAGCCAACGGAACTCCATACCACCGCTACGCCTCATGCTGATACGCGATTGGTAGACCGCAGTAAGCTGAGTAAGATGTACCAGCACTATGTGGAGGTGAAAGATAAGTATCCCCATGCGTTGCTGTTGTATCGGGTGGGAGATTTTTTTGAAACTTTTTTCCAAGATGCGGTGACTGTTTCTAGGGAACTGGAATTAGTTCTCACCAGTAAGCACGGTGGTGAAATCGGTCGAGTGGCGATGACTGGTGTCCCCCACCACGCTTGGGAACGCTACACAACTATGCTGGTGGAGAAAGGTTACGCGGTAGTGATTTGTGACCAAGTGGAAGATGCTACGGAAGCTGTAGGCTTGGTGCGTCGTGAGGTGACACGCATTCTGACTCCAGGGACTTTGTTAGAAGAGGGAATGTTAAAATCTAGTCGTAATAATTACCTTGTGGCTGTGGTAATTGCGGCTAATCATTGGGGTTTGGCTTACGCAGATATCTCTACAGGGGAATTTCTCACGACACAGGGAAGTGATTTAGAACACTTGACCCAGGAGTTAATGCGGTTGCAGCCTTCGGAGGTGTTGTTTCCGGTCAATGCTCCTGATTTGGTGAGTATACTACGTCCTGGGGAAACTTCACCTCATCTGCCGCAATGTTTACCGCCATCTTTTTGTTATAGTTTGCGATCGCAAGTACCATTTTCCCAAGGTGAAGCTAGACCGAGATTATTGCAGAAATTTAAACTGCGATCGCTTGAAGGTCTAGGTTGCGATCATCTCCCTCTCGCTGTTCGCGCTGCTGGTGGTCTTCTCGAATACCTGGAAGATACGCAAAAAGAAAACCCAGTTCACCTACAGCTTTTACGTACCTACACCGTTACCGATTATCTAATTGTTGACCATCAAACTCGGCGTAACCTGGAAATTACCCAAACTGTCCGCGATGGCACCTTCCACGGTTCTCTGCTGTGGGCTTTAGATAGAACTAGCACGGCGATGGGGGGGCGAGCGTTGCGGCGATGGTTGTTACAACCGCTACTTGATATTAAAGGTATTCGTGCCCGTCAAGATACCATTCAAGAATTAGTGGAAAATACCGCCCTGCGTCAAGACCTGCGGCAATTGTTACGGCAAATTTATGACTTGGAACGGTTGACAGGAAGGGCGGGTTCTGGCACTGCTAATGCTAAAGACTTGGTAGCTTTAGCAGATTCCCTCTCACGCCTACCGGAATTATCCCGTTTAGTTGTCGAGGCGCGTTCTCCTTTCTTGAAAGCTTTGCAAAAAGTGCCACCAGTTTTAGAAGAATTAGCACAAAAGTTACGTGCAAATATCGTAGAATCACCACCCATACACATCAAAGAAGGTAGTTTAATTCGTTCTGGTGTGAATCCGCTGCTGGATGAAAGAAAGGCGACTGTAGAAGCAGACCAGCAATGGATTGCCAATTTAGAAGTTGATGAACGAACGAGAACAGGAATTCCCACCTTAAAGGTAGGATTTAATAAAACCTTTGGTTACTATATCAGTATTTCCCGCGCCAAAGCTGACCAAGTACCAACTAATTACATCCGCAAGCAAACTCTGACGAACGAGGAACGTTACATCACCCCGGAATTGAAGGAACGGGAAGCCCGAATTCTTTCCGCGCGGGATGATTTAAATCAGTTGGAATATGAAATTTTTGTCGAATTGCGAGAGGAAGTGGGTACGCAGGCGGAAGTGATTCGCAATATTTCGCGCGCTGTTGCTGCGGCTGATGTGTTATCTGGTTTGGCTGAGTTAGCAGTACATCAAGGTTACTGTCGTCCAGAAATTGTGGTGGGAAGGGAAATTGCCATTATTGACGGGCGTCATCCGGTGGTAGAACAGTCTTTACCAGCAGGGTTTTTTGTGCCGAATTCTACGCATTTGGGAACAGATGGGGAGATTTCCAGTTCCTCTCATCCTGACTTAGTTATCCTCACCGGGCCGAATGCGAGTGGTAAAAGTTGTTATCTGCGTCAGGTAGGGTTGATTCAGTTATTGGCGCAGACGGGAAGTTTTGTTCCTGCTAGGTCGGCTAAATTGGGAGTGTGCGATCGCATTTTTACACGAGTGGGAGCGGTAGATGATCTAGCTACAGGTCAATCTACTTTTATGGTGGAGATGAATGAAACTGCTAATATTCTCAACCATGCTACTTCCAGATCCTTGGTATTATTAGATGAAATTGGTCGCGGAACTGCAACTTTTGATGGACTTTCTATTGCTTGGGCCGTAGCAGAATATCTCGCCACAAATATTCAGGGACGGACAATTTTTGCAACTCATTACCATGAGTTAAATGAACTGGCGGGGATGTTAGAAAATGTAGCTAATTATCAGGTAACGGTGAAAGAATTACCTGACAAAATTATCTTTTTACACCAAGTCCAACCGGGGGGCGCTGATAAATCTTACGGAATTGAAGCGGGAAGGTTGGCTGGTTTACCTACAGTGGTGATTCAGCGGGCAAAACAGGTAATGGGTCAAATTGAGCAGCACAGTAAAATAGCAATGGGATTGCAAAATTTGGATAATAGTTAG